The following coding sequences are from one Daphnia pulex isolate KAP4 chromosome 11, ASM2113471v1 window:
- the LOC124207008 gene encoding connectin-like, with product MTSVDCERTQRRYGGERRFFLVLFWIALVTITSSLEAGAQRDGPTKFNDYDDYDMFKDQQMLHDAMEEETSSGGQPENICDVRSTLSVYCFCDSLSLNNDASEAKCSVFNVSDQNDSIWELFKTQVGIKELQLNVQEDGRLNFLPAAVLRHLPGLTSLQVREATIDTLAAQTFVDVTHLQELRLNRNKIRHIRPFAFQGLSKTVELELSNNELVSLERGVFADLDDLRQLFLDGNNISLVEDSVFQNLKKLEELDLSGNNIAVLTGETLMGLQQLKKLSLRGNQLAIVGDHTFAHAGNLRRLDLSSNHLQVIRQQALAGLGQLSFLDLAHNQLAGLDKAAVSPIWSNLLNSSMTFSLEDNPLQCDCRLLWILRDLRMSSSSATLKTGIDQLNCAATATGSSSPTALVTMLSKLDCRPTTVAPPTTRRPSRGSTTATYVVADEPKLPLVVNDDNSASLQLSSPAESKEVRPQVPAASAATDTVQEDQGSSSAPVAARPVAGLCLSLVLVATVLLW from the exons ATGACATCAGTTGATTGCGAACGGACTCAACGGAGGTACGGCGGCGAGCGGcgattttttctggttttattCTGGATCGCCCTGGTGACGATCACGTCCAGTTTGGAGGCCGGCGCTCAGCGGGACGGCCCCACAAAATTCAACGACTACGACGACTACGACATGTTCAAAGACCAGCAGATGTTGCACGACGCCATGGAAGAGGAAACGTCGTCGGGAGGCCAACCTGAAAACATTTGCGACGTCCGGTCGACTCTGTCCGTCTATTGCTTTTGCGACAGCCTGTCGCTGAATAACGACGCCAGCGAGGCTAAATGTTCCGTTTTCAACGTCAGCGATCAAAACGATTCCATTTGGGAGCTGTTCAAAACCCAAGTCGGCATAAAAGAGTTGCAGCTCAACGTCCAAGAGGACGGACGGCTCAATTTCCTACCAGCTGCCGTATTGCGTCATTTGCCCGGTTTGACGTCGCTACAGGTGCGCGAGGCCACCATCGACACTCTGGCCGCCCAAACCTTTGTTGACGTCACCCATTTGCAGGAGCTCAGACTCAACCGCAACAAG ATTCGTCATATTCGGCCGTTCGCGTTCCAGGGCTTGTCCAAAACTGTCGAATTGGAATTGAGCAACAACGAATTGGTCAGTTTGGAGCGAGGCGTTTTCGCCGATTTGGACGACCTGCGCCAACTGTTTCTGGATGGCAACAACATCTCGCTGGTCGAGGACTCGGTCTTCCAGAACCTGAAGAAACTGGAAGAGCTGGACCTGTCTGGCAACAATATCGCCGTCCTGACGGGCGAGACTCTGATGGGCCTGCAGCAACTCAAGAAGCTCTCCCTGCGCGGCAACCAGTTGGCCATCGTGGGCGACCACACCTTCGCCCATGCCGGCAACCTCCGACGGCTGGATCTCAGCTCCAACCACCTCCAAGTCATCCGCCAACAAGCCCTGGCCGGTCTCGGCCAATTGAGCTTTCTCGATTTGGCACACAATCAACTGGCCGGACTTGACAAGGCCGCTGTGTCGCCCATCTGGTCCAATTTGCTGAATAGTTCCATGACGTTTTCTTTAGAAG aCAATCCGTTGCAGTGCGACTGTCGCTTGTTATGGATCCTCCGAGATCTCAGAATGTCCAGCTCGAGTGCCACTCTGAAGACGGGCATTGACCAATTAAATTGCGCTGCCACTGCCACCGGAAGTAGTTCGCCGACTGCCCTTGTTACGATGTTATCGAAACTCGATTGCCGGCCGACCACCGTTGCGCCGCCGACAACCAGACGGCCGTCGAGGGGCTCGACGACGGCCACCTACGTCGTGGCGGACGAGCCGAAACTGCCGCTGGTGGTCAACGACGACAACAGCGCCTCCCTTCAACTCTCCAGCCCGGCGGAAAGCAAAGAAGTCCGGCCTCAAGTTCCGGCTGCCTCCGCCGCCACCGACACCGTCCAGGAGGACCAGGGCTCTTCATCGGCGCCTGTTGCTGCTAGACCCGTCGCCGGTTTATGTCTGTCCCTGGTGTTGGTGGCCACTGTGCTGCTGTGGTGA